In Micromonospora sp. NBC_01813, the following are encoded in one genomic region:
- a CDS encoding SRPBCC family protein produces the protein MSITDQHRSVTTADITAILVRNCGLDAGSAADDPAASLADLGMDSLALLELQAVVADRYQVRIPTDSADLTIAQVADLIATELDPSDTAVASPTDATVASPTDLAGTAPVDEPDPPGHTENSVVIAAGLDLVWDVTNDVGRWPDLFTEYESVQIIHRRGDTVRFRLTMYPDENGIAWSWVSERTADRERRRVLAQRIETGPFEYMRIRWDYAEVPEGTRMTWVQDFSMRPTAPIDTAGMTDRINANSRIQLDIIRDRIETLARTAETTGGRE, from the coding sequence ATGAGCATCACCGATCAACACCGGTCGGTCACCACCGCGGACATCACCGCCATCCTGGTCCGCAACTGCGGCCTGGACGCGGGCAGCGCCGCCGACGACCCGGCGGCGTCGCTCGCCGACCTCGGCATGGATTCGCTCGCCCTGCTGGAACTGCAGGCCGTGGTCGCCGACCGCTACCAGGTGCGGATCCCGACCGACAGCGCGGACCTGACCATCGCCCAGGTCGCCGACCTGATCGCCACCGAACTCGACCCGTCCGACACAGCCGTTGCCAGTCCGACCGACGCGACCGTCGCGAGTCCGACCGACCTGGCCGGCACAGCACCGGTCGACGAGCCGGATCCACCCGGCCACACCGAGAACAGCGTGGTGATCGCCGCCGGGCTGGACCTCGTCTGGGACGTCACCAACGACGTCGGCCGCTGGCCCGACCTGTTCACCGAGTACGAATCGGTGCAGATCATCCACCGACGCGGAGACACCGTACGGTTCCGGCTGACCATGTATCCGGACGAGAACGGCATCGCCTGGAGCTGGGTCAGCGAACGCACCGCCGACCGGGAACGCCGCCGGGTGCTGGCGCAGCGGATCGAAACCGGGCCGTTCGAATACATGCGGATCCGGTGGGACTACGCCGAAGTCCCCGAAGGCACCCGGATGACCTGGGTGCAGGACTTCTCGATGCGACCGACCGCGCCGATCGACACCGCCGGCATGACCGACCGGATCAACGCCAACAGCCGGATCCAACTGGACATCATCCGGGACCGGATCGAAACCCTGGCCCGCACCGCCGAGACCACCGGAGGCCGGGAATGA
- a CDS encoding acetyl-CoA carboxylase biotin carboxylase subunit yields the protein MFEKILIANRGEIALRVARACRELGVRTVAVHSTADRDSAVVRFADESVHIGPPASRSSYLNAAAIIEAARRTGAQAIHPGYGFLSEDADFAEICAENGLAFIGPPAQVMLALGDKAQARAVLGAAGLPLPPGSQEPVTSAAHAAALAAEIGYPVIIKAAAGGGGRGMTVVADERTLAQAYHRTRQTARAVFGDDRVYLERYLTQARHVEVQVLCDGHGNGIHLGTRDCSVQRRHQKLIEEGPAPTLPAAMLDEMAEVALRGALAVGYVGVGTFEFLVDEHDQFHFIEINCRIQVEHPVTEMITGVDLVQEQIHIACGTPLRLRQPDIRPRGVAIECRVNAEDPRRGFAPTPGRLDRFVPPGGPFTRVDTHGYPGYVVGPHYDSLLAKVVVWAPERELALNRMERALSEFHVDGPGMCTTIPFLRRVLDDAAFRKGRLSTTLVDRLLDQPVPK from the coding sequence GTGTTCGAGAAGATCCTGATCGCCAACCGGGGCGAGATCGCGCTGCGGGTCGCCCGGGCCTGCCGGGAACTCGGCGTACGGACCGTCGCGGTCCACTCGACGGCGGACCGCGACTCGGCGGTGGTCCGGTTCGCCGACGAGTCCGTCCACATCGGCCCACCGGCGAGCCGGTCCAGCTACCTGAACGCGGCGGCGATCATCGAAGCGGCCCGCCGCACCGGCGCCCAGGCCATCCACCCCGGCTACGGATTCCTCTCCGAGGACGCCGACTTCGCCGAGATCTGCGCCGAGAACGGGCTGGCCTTCATCGGCCCGCCGGCACAGGTGATGCTCGCCCTAGGCGACAAGGCCCAGGCTCGGGCGGTCCTCGGCGCGGCCGGGCTGCCGCTGCCCCCGGGCAGCCAGGAGCCGGTCACCAGTGCCGCACACGCCGCCGCCCTCGCCGCCGAGATCGGCTACCCGGTGATCATCAAGGCGGCGGCCGGTGGCGGCGGCCGGGGCATGACCGTGGTCGCCGACGAACGGACCCTGGCCCAGGCGTACCACCGGACCCGTCAGACGGCCCGCGCGGTCTTCGGCGACGACCGGGTCTACCTGGAGCGCTATCTCACCCAGGCCCGGCACGTCGAGGTCCAGGTGCTCTGCGACGGGCACGGCAACGGAATCCACCTGGGCACCCGGGACTGCTCCGTACAACGCCGGCACCAGAAGCTCATCGAGGAAGGCCCGGCCCCCACCCTGCCGGCCGCCATGCTCGACGAGATGGCCGAGGTCGCGCTGCGCGGTGCCCTGGCGGTCGGTTACGTCGGCGTCGGCACCTTCGAGTTCCTCGTCGACGAACACGACCAGTTCCACTTCATCGAAATCAACTGCCGCATCCAGGTCGAACACCCGGTCACCGAGATGATCACCGGGGTGGACCTGGTCCAGGAACAGATCCACATTGCCTGCGGCACCCCGCTGCGGCTGCGCCAGCCGGACATCCGGCCACGTGGCGTCGCCATCGAGTGTCGGGTCAACGCCGAAGATCCGCGACGTGGCTTCGCTCCGACCCCGGGACGGCTGGACCGGTTCGTCCCACCCGGTGGACCGTTCACCCGGGTCGACACCCACGGCTACCCCGGGTACGTCGTCGGCCCGCACTACGACTCGCTGCTGGCCAAGGTGGTGGTGTGGGCACCCGAGCGGGAGCTGGCCCTCAACCGGATGGAACGCGCGCTCAGCGAGTTCCACGTCGACGGGCCCGGAATGTGCACCACCATCCCGTTCCTGCGGCGGGTCCTCGACGACGCCGCGTTCCGCAAGGGACGGCTGTCGACCACCCTGGTCGACCGGCTGCTCGACCAGCCGGTTCCGAAGTGA
- a CDS encoding acetyl-CoA carboxylase biotin carboxyl carrier protein — protein MMSAAAANGTPAGPELASQLRRLAEQTRALVGELAGPLRRVQVRHGETVIEIEWHDPAGRVAVPGQPPTPGADPGGEIPTAQPRRVVSPMVGTFYRAAEPGGKPFVTAGDVIEPGQVIGIVEAMKLMNEITADQRGVVEAVLVGDGEPVEFDQPLITLGPG, from the coding sequence ATGATGTCCGCAGCCGCCGCCAACGGAACCCCGGCCGGTCCGGAGCTGGCCAGTCAACTGCGCCGGCTCGCCGAACAGACCCGGGCGTTGGTCGGCGAGCTCGCCGGCCCGCTGCGGCGGGTGCAGGTCCGGCACGGGGAGACCGTGATCGAGATCGAATGGCACGACCCGGCCGGCCGGGTCGCCGTACCCGGACAGCCGCCGACCCCCGGGGCGGATCCCGGTGGCGAAATTCCGACGGCGCAACCGCGCCGGGTGGTGTCGCCGATGGTCGGCACCTTCTACCGGGCGGCGGAGCCGGGCGGCAAACCGTTCGTCACCGCTGGCGACGTGATCGAACCCGGGCAGGTGATCGGGATCGTCGAAGCGATGAAGCTGATGAACGAGATCACCGCCGACCAGCGCGGCGTGGTCGAGGCAGTCCTCGTCGGCGACGGCGAACCGGTCGAGTTCGACCAGCCGCTGATCACGCTCGGTCCCGGCTGA
- a CDS encoding TcmI family type II polyketide cyclase codes for MDRSLIIAKVVPDAEQQVAEIFAESDRTDLPGLAGVRHRSLYRLHDLYVHLIETDPTGPQAVAAAREHPEFDRVSRQLAAYISPYLATWRSPRDAMAHRFYHWDASTGRRP; via the coding sequence ATGGATCGGTCGCTGATCATCGCCAAGGTGGTCCCGGACGCGGAACAGCAGGTCGCGGAGATCTTCGCCGAATCGGACCGCACCGACCTGCCCGGCCTGGCCGGGGTACGGCACCGGTCGCTGTACCGCCTGCACGACCTGTACGTGCACCTGATCGAAACCGACCCCACCGGTCCGCAGGCGGTCGCCGCCGCCCGGGAGCATCCCGAGTTCGACCGGGTCAGCCGCCAGCTCGCCGCGTACATCAGCCCGTACCTGGCGACCTGGCGCTCCCCACGCGACGCGATGGCCCACCGGTTCTACCACTGGGACGCCTCCACCGGCCGGCGGCCATGA
- a CDS encoding AfsR/SARP family transcriptional regulator: protein MTSEAGNAEASVRLLLLGGFRLIRRDESVTVPRGLQRILALIGLRPGATRAHLAGLLWPDAAEERALSSLRTALWRLRQEPSCPLRTAGDTVRLDPQVQVDVDDLVRTAARVRDGGDPRLADVVLTAARHDLLPGWYDDWVLLERERLRQLRLHMLEHVARTYLEAGQHDEALQAALEAVGAEPLRETPHRLIVRIHLAEGNAYEALHTFYAYRDLVLRELQLEPSPAMSALLGDILTPIRDAPGRPRPRRHHPVTDPVRSGPA, encoded by the coding sequence GTGACGTCAGAGGCAGGCAACGCGGAAGCATCGGTCCGACTGCTACTTCTCGGCGGATTCCGCCTGATCAGGCGGGACGAGTCGGTAACCGTCCCTCGTGGACTGCAGCGGATCCTCGCGCTGATCGGGCTGCGTCCCGGTGCCACCCGCGCCCACCTGGCCGGGCTGCTCTGGCCGGACGCAGCCGAGGAGCGTGCCCTCTCGTCGCTGCGCACCGCGCTGTGGCGGCTGCGCCAGGAACCGAGCTGCCCGCTGCGCACCGCCGGGGACACCGTGCGGCTCGATCCGCAGGTCCAGGTCGATGTGGACGACCTGGTCCGCACCGCGGCCCGGGTCCGCGACGGCGGCGATCCCCGGCTCGCCGACGTGGTGCTCACCGCCGCCCGGCACGATCTGCTGCCCGGCTGGTACGACGACTGGGTGCTGCTGGAGCGGGAACGGCTGCGGCAGCTGCGGCTGCACATGCTGGAGCACGTCGCACGGACCTATCTGGAGGCCGGGCAGCACGACGAGGCGCTGCAGGCCGCCCTGGAGGCGGTGGGCGCCGAACCGTTGCGGGAGACCCCGCACCGGCTGATCGTGCGGATCCACCTCGCCGAGGGCAACGCCTACGAGGCGTTGCACACCTTCTACGCGTACCGGGATCTGGTGTTGCGGGAGTTGCAGCTGGAGCCGTCGCCGGCGATGTCGGCGCTGCTGGGCGACATCCTGACGCCGATCCGCGACGCCCCGGGGCGGCCCCGTCCCCGCCGGCACCACCCGGTCACCGACCCGGTGCGATCCGGTCCGGCGTGA
- a CDS encoding ABC transporter ATP-binding protein, which yields MTAPASTEPSAADPSLPRLHLLWSFARPHRRALGLGLLLALLGSAGSLATPMVTKWVLDSLSGLTSLRGPVLALLGLLALGVVIWLWQWILLGTVGERVVLDARESMVRRLFRATVPAVTGRPTGEYITRVTSDTVLLREAASSSVIGLINGSVMLVGTLVLMAVLDLVLLGVTVAAVVVMAFLFSLLMPGIAKAQERAQEHVGTLGAVLEGTLRAIRTVKVSRAEQRQSDRIVGEARESARQSVRAVRREAYAWTIAWSGIQLAIIMILGIGAWRVGTGDLAVSSLIAFLLYAFGLMEPVTTLSRHLTALQSGIAAAGRIRQIAAMPAEADPTSAPDSGTDVRASADTQVGATGDDLPVLELRQVTAGYGPDQPAAVRGVDLAVPRRGHVAIVGPSGAGKTTMFSLILRFLAPQQGELLLDGTPYPALSHTEVRQRLAYVEQDTPVIPGTIRENLTFTYPDATDAEIRRALDAVQLTEKIDSLGDGLDTPLSPSSMSGGQRQRIALARAILRRPDVLLLDEATAQVDGLTEAAIHDCIREQARHGAVVTIAHRLSTVIDADTIVVMQAGRVRARGDHRTLLATDELYRDLVEALHIAQAGDRSGDRTDPRADGRPDTDALLASTTG from the coding sequence ATGACCGCTCCGGCCAGCACCGAACCCTCCGCCGCCGATCCCAGCCTGCCCCGGCTCCACCTGCTCTGGTCGTTCGCCCGACCGCACCGCCGCGCCCTGGGCCTCGGGCTGCTGCTCGCGCTGCTCGGATCCGCCGGCAGCCTGGCCACCCCGATGGTCACCAAGTGGGTGCTGGACAGCCTCTCCGGTCTCACCTCGCTGCGCGGACCGGTCCTCGCCCTGCTCGGCCTGCTCGCCCTCGGCGTGGTCATCTGGCTCTGGCAGTGGATCCTGCTCGGCACCGTCGGCGAACGGGTCGTCCTCGACGCCCGCGAGTCGATGGTGCGCCGGCTGTTCCGGGCCACCGTGCCGGCGGTGACCGGCCGACCCACCGGCGAGTACATCACCCGGGTCACCTCCGACACGGTGCTGCTGCGCGAAGCCGCCTCGTCCAGCGTCATCGGCCTGATCAACGGCTCGGTCATGCTGGTCGGCACGCTGGTGCTGATGGCCGTGCTCGACCTGGTGCTGCTCGGCGTGACCGTCGCGGCGGTGGTCGTGATGGCGTTCCTGTTCAGTCTGCTGATGCCAGGCATCGCCAAGGCGCAGGAGCGGGCCCAGGAACACGTCGGCACCCTCGGGGCGGTGCTGGAGGGGACGTTGCGGGCGATCCGGACCGTCAAGGTCAGCCGGGCCGAGCAGCGCCAGTCGGACCGGATCGTCGGCGAGGCGCGCGAGTCGGCCCGGCAGAGCGTTCGAGCGGTCCGCCGGGAGGCCTACGCCTGGACTATCGCCTGGAGCGGCATCCAGCTCGCCATCATCATGATCCTCGGCATCGGAGCCTGGCGGGTCGGCACCGGAGACCTCGCCGTGTCCAGCCTGATCGCGTTCCTGCTGTACGCCTTCGGGCTGATGGAGCCGGTCACCACGCTCAGCCGGCACCTCACCGCGCTGCAGTCGGGCATCGCCGCCGCCGGCCGGATCCGGCAGATCGCGGCGATGCCGGCCGAGGCCGACCCCACGTCGGCGCCGGACAGTGGCACCGACGTCCGGGCCAGCGCCGACACCCAGGTCGGCGCCACCGGCGACGACCTGCCGGTGCTGGAGCTGCGGCAGGTCACCGCCGGCTACGGCCCGGACCAGCCGGCGGCGGTACGCGGCGTCGACCTGGCCGTGCCCCGGCGCGGCCACGTGGCGATCGTCGGCCCGTCCGGTGCCGGCAAGACCACCATGTTCTCCCTGATCCTGCGGTTCCTCGCCCCGCAGCAGGGTGAGCTGCTGCTCGACGGCACGCCGTACCCGGCGTTGAGCCACACCGAGGTCCGGCAGCGACTCGCCTACGTCGAGCAGGACACCCCGGTGATCCCCGGCACCATCCGGGAGAACCTCACCTTCACCTATCCGGACGCCACCGACGCCGAGATCCGCCGCGCGCTGGACGCCGTCCAGCTCACCGAGAAGATCGACTCGCTCGGCGACGGGCTGGACACCCCGCTGAGCCCGTCGTCGATGTCCGGCGGGCAGCGGCAACGGATCGCGCTGGCCCGCGCCATCCTGCGCCGCCCGGACGTCCTGCTGCTCGACGAGGCGACCGCCCAGGTCGACGGGCTCACCGAGGCCGCCATCCACGACTGCATCCGGGAGCAGGCCAGGCACGGCGCGGTGGTCACCATCGCGCACCGGCTCTCCACCGTCATCGACGCCGACACCATCGTGGTGATGCAGGCAGGGCGGGTCCGGGCCCGCGGTGACCACCGGACGCTGTTGGCGACCGACGAGTTGTACCGCGACCTGGTGGAGGCGCTGCACATCGCGCAGGCCGGCGACCGCTCCGGTGACCGCACCGACCCACGGGCCGACGGCCGGCCGGACACCGACGCGCTGCTGGCGAGCACCACCGGCTGA
- a CDS encoding TetR/AcrR family transcriptional regulator — protein MAEAQLGAAETATRARTRRAILDAAITALSRDPAASLGDIAVEAGVGRTTLHRYFPERSDLIDGLSQHVLEQIAGATDRARLDQGTALAAIERLCQEYFALGDALTMIFNDPQMTCRPEWSEETVADRSMLRLIERGHADGSIDPQVDPAWAQQLLWALLYAGWQYVNDNAVPRYEALNQCLRSLRKSLDA, from the coding sequence ATGGCGGAAGCACAGCTCGGCGCGGCGGAGACGGCTACCCGGGCCCGGACCCGGCGAGCCATCCTCGACGCGGCGATCACCGCGCTGTCCCGGGACCCGGCGGCCTCCCTCGGCGACATCGCCGTCGAGGCCGGCGTCGGCCGCACCACGCTGCACCGCTACTTCCCGGAACGCTCCGACCTGATCGACGGGCTCAGCCAGCACGTGCTGGAGCAGATCGCCGGTGCCACCGACCGGGCCCGCCTCGACCAGGGCACCGCGCTCGCCGCCATCGAACGACTCTGCCAGGAGTACTTCGCCCTCGGCGACGCGCTCACCATGATCTTCAACGACCCGCAGATGACCTGCCGACCCGAGTGGAGCGAGGAGACCGTGGCCGACCGGTCGATGCTGCGGCTGATCGAACGCGGCCACGCCGACGGCAGCATCGACCCGCAGGTCGACCCGGCCTGGGCGCAGCAGTTGCTGTGGGCGCTGCTCTACGCCGGTTGGCAGTACGTCAACGACAACGCCGTGCCCCGCTACGAGGCGCTCAACCAGTGCCTGCGCAGTCTGCGTAAGTCCCTCGACGCTTAG
- the htpG gene encoding molecular chaperone HtpG: MSTGVETREFQAEARQLLQLMVHSIYSNKDIFLRELISNASDALDKLRLQALIDKDLDVDISDLHVEIEVDRERRTLTVRDNGIGMSRDEVVSLIGTIAKSGTAELLRKLKESKDTASQELIGQFGVGFYATFMVADRVTLLTRRAGETEATRWESSGEGTYTIEPVDDAPQGTTVTLHLKPEDKEDQLFDYTDEWKLREIVKRYSDFIAWPIRMSTERPGESEGETTSETVTLNSMKALWARPRSEVTDDEYKEFYKHVSHDWNDPLDIIHMKAEGTFEYEALLFVPAQAPYDLFMRDAKRGVQLYVKRVFIMDDCEALIPEYLRFVKGVVDAQDLSLNISREILQQDRQIQLIRRRLVKKVLSSVKELMDNDAERYRTFWTQLGRAVKEGLLNDFENQRAILDISSFASTHDPEQLTSLAQYIERMPDGQTDIYYMTGESRTMIENSPHLEAFKAKGYEVLLLTDPVDEMWVASVTDYDGKQLRSIAQGQVDLDGEDESSKDPEREQRKEQYAPLLGWLGETLDAHVKEVRLSTRLTTSPACLVGDAGDMTPALERMYRAMGQDGPKIKRILELNPAHPLVTGLREAYGSRADDPALVETAELLYGTALLAEGGELDEPARFAKLLADRLARTV; the protein is encoded by the coding sequence TTGAGCACCGGGGTTGAGACGCGTGAGTTCCAGGCCGAGGCGCGCCAGCTCCTGCAGCTGATGGTCCATTCGATCTACTCGAACAAGGACATCTTCCTGCGGGAGTTGATCTCGAACGCCTCCGACGCGCTGGACAAACTGCGGCTGCAGGCGCTGATCGACAAGGACCTCGACGTCGACATCTCGGATCTGCACGTCGAGATCGAGGTCGACCGCGAGCGGCGGACGCTCACCGTGCGGGACAACGGCATCGGCATGTCCCGTGACGAGGTCGTCAGCCTGATCGGCACGATCGCCAAGTCCGGCACCGCCGAGCTGCTGCGCAAGCTCAAGGAGTCCAAGGACACGGCGTCCCAGGAGCTGATCGGGCAGTTCGGGGTCGGTTTCTACGCCACCTTCATGGTCGCCGACCGGGTCACCCTGCTGACCCGTCGGGCCGGCGAGACCGAGGCGACCCGCTGGGAGTCCTCCGGCGAGGGCACCTACACCATCGAGCCGGTGGACGACGCCCCGCAGGGCACCACCGTCACCCTGCATCTCAAGCCGGAAGACAAAGAAGACCAGCTCTTCGACTACACCGACGAGTGGAAGCTCCGGGAGATCGTCAAACGCTACTCGGACTTCATCGCCTGGCCGATCCGGATGTCCACCGAGCGCCCCGGCGAGTCGGAGGGGGAGACCACCAGCGAGACGGTCACCCTCAACTCGATGAAGGCCCTGTGGGCGCGACCGCGCTCCGAGGTGACCGACGACGAGTACAAGGAGTTCTACAAGCACGTCAGCCACGACTGGAACGACCCGCTCGACATCATCCACATGAAGGCCGAAGGCACCTTCGAGTACGAAGCGCTGCTGTTCGTTCCGGCGCAGGCGCCGTACGACCTGTTCATGCGCGACGCCAAGCGGGGCGTGCAGCTGTACGTCAAGCGCGTGTTCATCATGGACGACTGCGAAGCGCTGATCCCGGAGTACCTGCGCTTCGTCAAGGGGGTCGTCGACGCGCAGGACCTGTCGCTGAACATCAGCCGGGAGATCCTGCAGCAGGACCGGCAGATCCAGCTGATCCGCCGCCGGCTGGTCAAGAAGGTGCTCTCCTCGGTCAAGGAGTTGATGGACAACGACGCCGAGCGCTACCGCACCTTCTGGACCCAGCTCGGCCGGGCGGTCAAGGAGGGCCTGCTCAACGACTTCGAGAACCAGCGGGCGATCCTGGACATCTCGTCGTTCGCCTCGACCCACGACCCGGAGCAGCTGACCAGCCTCGCGCAGTACATCGAGCGGATGCCCGACGGTCAGACCGACATCTACTACATGACCGGCGAGTCCCGGACCATGATCGAGAACTCGCCGCACCTGGAGGCGTTCAAAGCCAAGGGGTACGAGGTCCTGCTGCTCACCGACCCGGTCGACGAGATGTGGGTCGCCTCGGTCACCGACTACGACGGCAAGCAGCTGCGCTCGATCGCCCAGGGTCAGGTCGACCTGGACGGCGAGGACGAGTCGAGCAAGGACCCGGAGCGGGAGCAGCGCAAGGAGCAGTACGCGCCGCTGCTGGGCTGGCTCGGCGAGACCCTCGACGCCCACGTCAAGGAGGTACGGCTGTCCACCCGGTTGACCACCTCACCGGCGTGCCTGGTCGGCGACGCGGGCGACATGACCCCGGCGCTGGAGCGGATGTACCGGGCGATGGGGCAGGACGGGCCGAAGATCAAGCGGATCCTGGAGCTGAACCCGGCCCACCCGCTGGTCACCGGGCTGCGGGAGGCGTACGGCAGCCGGGCCGACGATCCGGCTCTCGTCGAGACCGCCGAGCTGCTGTACGGCACCGCGCTGCTCGCCGAGGGTGGCGAGCTGGACGAGCCGGCCCGGTTCGCGAAACTGCTCGCCGACCGGCTGGCCCGTACCGTCTGA
- a CDS encoding aspartate/glutamate racemase family protein, protein MLTIGMLGGMSWESSAHYYRLANELVRERRGGHHSAQCLLYSVDFADIERMQAAGEWDDAGRVLADAARRVEAAGADLLLLCTNTMHKVADQIADAVRIPLLHIADVTAAEIRRHGLHTVGLLGTAFTMEQDFLRDRLAGHGLTVLVPEADDRKMIHKVIYDELCLGVVTESSRAAYLKAIDRLIGAGAQGVILGCTEIELLIRQQDTAVLLFPTTLLHVTAAVEQAIAADQTVAA, encoded by the coding sequence ATGTTGACGATCGGCATGCTCGGCGGTATGAGCTGGGAAAGCAGCGCGCACTACTACCGGCTCGCCAACGAGTTGGTACGCGAGCGGCGCGGCGGCCACCATTCAGCCCAGTGCCTGCTCTACTCGGTCGACTTCGCCGACATCGAACGTATGCAGGCCGCCGGTGAGTGGGACGACGCCGGGCGGGTGCTCGCCGACGCCGCCCGCCGGGTCGAGGCCGCCGGTGCCGACCTGTTGCTGCTGTGCACCAACACCATGCACAAGGTCGCCGACCAGATCGCCGACGCGGTACGGATCCCGCTGCTGCACATCGCCGACGTGACCGCCGCCGAGATCCGCCGGCACGGGCTGCACACCGTCGGGCTGCTCGGCACCGCCTTCACCATGGAGCAGGATTTTCTGCGCGACCGGTTGGCCGGCCACGGGCTGACCGTGCTGGTGCCGGAGGCCGACGACCGCAAGATGATCCACAAGGTGATCTACGACGAGCTCTGCCTCGGCGTGGTCACCGAGTCGTCCCGCGCCGCCTACCTGAAGGCGATCGACCGGCTGATCGGTGCCGGCGCGCAGGGAGTGATCCTCGGCTGCACCGAGATCGAGCTGCTGATCCGCCAGCAGGACACCGCGGTGCTGCTCTTCCCGACCACACTGCTGCACGTCACCGCCGCCGTCGAGCAGGCCATCGCGGCCGACCAGACGGTCGCCGCCTGA
- a CDS encoding LLM class F420-dependent oxidoreductase, which translates to MEIALHVYRFDLPGGAPALAGTLAATARAADQAGFSTLTVMDHWFQMELPHLAVDDPMLEGYTTLGYLAGLTERLTLGLLVTGVTYRHPGLLAKTVATLDVLSGGRALLGIGAAWYEREHLGLGVPFPPLTQRYERLEETLQICRQMWGPDNGGYVGRHYQLAETLCEPGPLQPGGPPVLIGGTGEKKTLRLVARYADACNLTTDDPDVVAHKLAVLARHCDAEGRDPAEIDKTVVTSMDPLADVDGFLAAMRRLAALGVNKVWVNPNGPDPAGWVSQVGEQVLPRMREL; encoded by the coding sequence ATGGAGATTGCGCTGCACGTGTACCGCTTCGACCTGCCCGGCGGCGCGCCCGCGTTGGCCGGCACGCTGGCGGCGACCGCGCGCGCGGCGGACCAGGCCGGGTTCAGCACGCTCACCGTCATGGACCACTGGTTCCAGATGGAACTGCCACACCTGGCCGTCGACGATCCGATGCTGGAGGGCTACACCACGCTGGGTTACCTCGCCGGGCTGACCGAGCGGCTGACCCTCGGTCTGCTCGTCACCGGGGTCACCTACCGCCACCCGGGGCTGCTCGCGAAGACGGTGGCGACCCTGGACGTGCTCTCCGGCGGCCGGGCGCTGCTCGGAATCGGTGCCGCCTGGTACGAGCGGGAGCATCTCGGGCTCGGGGTGCCGTTCCCGCCGCTGACGCAGCGCTACGAACGCCTCGAGGAGACCCTGCAGATCTGCCGGCAGATGTGGGGACCCGACAACGGCGGGTACGTCGGCCGGCACTACCAGCTCGCCGAGACACTCTGTGAGCCAGGGCCGCTGCAGCCGGGCGGCCCGCCGGTGCTGATCGGCGGTACGGGTGAGAAGAAGACCCTACGGTTGGTGGCCCGGTACGCCGACGCCTGCAACCTGACCACCGACGACCCGGACGTGGTCGCCCACAAGCTGGCGGTTCTGGCCCGGCACTGCGACGCCGAGGGCCGCGATCCCGCCGAGATCGACAAGACGGTCGTCACGTCGATGGATCCGCTCGCCGACGTCGACGGGTTCCTCGCGGCGATGCGGCGGCTGGCCGCGCTCGGCGTGAACAAGGTCTGGGTGAACCCGAACGGCCCCGACCCGGCCGGTTGGGTGAGCCAGGTCGGTGAGCAGGTGCTGCCCCGGATGCGCGAGCTGTAA